A single region of the Streptomyces virginiae genome encodes:
- a CDS encoding WcaF family extracellular polysaccharide biosynthesis acetyltransferase, which yields MRDLPSFTLAGYDKGRGLLTQALWFAVMNTVFMAWFCPARLRVALLRAFGAQIGEGVLIRHKVRVLWPWKLTVGDHAWIGEGVWVLNLEPVTIGSHVCLSQEAMLCTGSHDHRTADFRYRNAPIVVEDGAWVAVRATVLAGVTVGRCAVAGAGSVVHRNLPALTLQTQDGQRRPVEEPK from the coding sequence TTGCGTGATCTTCCTTCCTTCACGCTGGCCGGGTACGACAAGGGGCGCGGACTGCTGACGCAGGCGCTCTGGTTCGCCGTGATGAACACGGTCTTCATGGCCTGGTTCTGTCCGGCCCGGCTGCGGGTCGCGCTGCTGCGGGCCTTCGGGGCGCAGATCGGCGAGGGGGTGCTGATCCGGCACAAGGTCCGCGTGCTGTGGCCGTGGAAGCTCACAGTCGGGGACCACGCCTGGATCGGCGAGGGCGTCTGGGTGCTGAACCTGGAGCCGGTGACCATCGGTTCGCACGTGTGCCTCTCGCAGGAGGCGATGCTGTGCACCGGCTCGCACGACCACCGGACCGCCGACTTCCGCTACCGCAACGCCCCGATCGTGGTCGAGGACGGCGCGTGGGTGGCCGTACGGGCGACCGTGCTCGCCGGGGTCACGGTGGGCCGCTGCGCGGTCGCCGGCGCCGGTTCGGTGGTCCACAGAAACCTTCCCGCACTGACCCTGCAGACGCAGGACGGGCAGCGCCGCCCGGTGGAGGAGCCCAAGTGA
- a CDS encoding sugar transferase, with translation MRHVHIPAQRVARAARESLAPARRLGDKARWYRPAAIAADLLGAAIPVGLVFDAAQQVRPVYCALAAAVAWTGVQALRRRYATRTLGESRGVLPVVHDWLILIGVLAVARVVTEEATPRLSALGALLPALLITIAVHKLTYRHLSAARREAQAVSRVLVVGEPDAAEDVIAHLAARTDHPYVVVGVVPVGAGPLASGVPVAARLDGTAPEAPNGDSAAVLGAVASHHADLVLVAPGVRITGERLRRIAWALHDTGLELAVFPGLVEVSVKRLETLSAGGLAVLRVAPPVSRGVQTLLKSALDRVGAAAGLLLLSPVLLGIVLAIRLGSRGPAFYRQRRIGRDGVPFVMWKFRTMVVDADALKAELSGANENDGLMFKMRRDPRVTRVGRLLRRTSLDELPQLVNVLIGNMSLVGPRPPLPEEVAKYDEVELRRLTVRPGMTGLWQISGRSDLSWDETIQLDLQYVDNWSFTSDVDVMGRTLRAVVDGRGAY, from the coding sequence ATGAGGCATGTCCATATTCCTGCGCAAAGAGTGGCCCGAGCGGCCCGGGAGTCCCTTGCGCCCGCACGGCGCCTCGGGGACAAGGCCCGTTGGTACCGCCCGGCCGCAATCGCCGCCGACCTGCTCGGCGCCGCGATCCCGGTAGGACTCGTCTTCGACGCGGCGCAGCAGGTCCGGCCCGTCTACTGCGCCCTGGCCGCCGCCGTGGCGTGGACCGGGGTGCAGGCGCTGCGCCGGCGCTACGCGACCCGGACGCTCGGGGAGTCCCGCGGCGTACTGCCGGTCGTCCATGACTGGCTGATTCTCATCGGCGTACTGGCCGTGGCGCGCGTGGTGACCGAAGAGGCCACCCCTCGACTGTCCGCGCTCGGGGCCCTGCTGCCCGCTCTGCTCATCACCATCGCCGTCCACAAACTGACCTACCGCCACCTGTCGGCCGCCCGCCGCGAGGCCCAGGCCGTCAGCCGGGTCCTCGTCGTCGGCGAGCCCGACGCGGCCGAGGACGTCATCGCGCACCTCGCCGCCCGCACCGACCACCCGTACGTCGTCGTCGGCGTGGTCCCGGTCGGTGCCGGGCCGCTCGCCAGCGGCGTACCCGTGGCGGCGCGGCTCGACGGAACGGCACCCGAGGCCCCGAACGGCGACTCCGCGGCCGTGCTCGGCGCCGTCGCCAGCCACCACGCCGACCTGGTGCTGGTGGCCCCCGGCGTGCGGATCACGGGGGAGCGGCTGCGCCGCATCGCCTGGGCCCTGCACGACACGGGCCTGGAACTCGCGGTCTTCCCCGGGCTGGTGGAGGTCTCCGTCAAGCGGCTGGAGACCCTGTCCGCGGGCGGGCTCGCCGTGCTGCGGGTGGCGCCGCCCGTCAGTCGCGGGGTGCAGACCCTGCTCAAGTCGGCCCTGGACCGGGTCGGAGCCGCGGCCGGACTGCTGCTGCTCTCCCCGGTCCTCCTGGGGATCGTCCTCGCCATACGTCTGGGCTCGCGCGGCCCGGCCTTCTACCGGCAGCGGCGGATCGGCCGCGACGGGGTCCCGTTCGTCATGTGGAAGTTCCGCACGATGGTCGTGGACGCCGACGCCCTCAAGGCCGAGCTGTCCGGGGCCAACGAGAACGACGGGCTGATGTTCAAGATGCGCCGCGACCCCCGGGTGACCCGGGTGGGCCGGCTGCTGCGCCGCACCTCGCTGGACGAGCTGCCGCAGCTCGTCAACGTGCTGATCGGCAACATGTCGCTGGTCGGCCCGCGCCCGCCGCTGCCCGAGGAGGTGGCGAAGTACGACGAGGTCGAGCTGCGCCGCCTCACCGTACGGCCGGGGATGACGGGATTGTGGCAGATCAGCGGAAGGTCCGACCTGTCCTGGGACGAAACCATCCAGCTCGACCTGCAGTACGTCGACAACTGGTCCTTCACCAGCGATGTCGACGTCATGGGCCGTACGCTCCGCGCCGTCGTAGACGGTCGCGGAGCGTACTGA
- the gmd gene encoding GDP-mannose 4,6-dehydratase gives MGKTALITGVTGQDGSYLAELLLSKGYTVHGLVRRSSSFNTERVDHIYQDPQTANRSFVLHHADLSDGVALVNLLRDIRPDEVYNLGAQSHVRVSFDAPLYTGDVTGLGALRLLEAIRASGVDTRIYQASSSEMFGSTPPPQNEQTPFHPRSPYGAAKVFAYWTTVNYREAYDMFAVNGILFNHESPRRGETFVTRKITRAVARIKAGLQDHLYLGNLDAVRDWGYAPEYVDAMWRMLQQDEPTDYVVATGVAATVREFVESSFTHAGLDWADHVRYDPKYERPSEVDALIGDASKAHELLGWKPTVLVAELAQIMVDADIRQVEDQLAGVTVRIDR, from the coding sequence ATGGGCAAGACCGCACTGATCACCGGAGTCACCGGACAGGACGGCTCGTACCTCGCCGAGCTCCTGCTCTCCAAGGGCTACACGGTGCACGGGCTCGTGCGGCGGTCCTCCAGCTTCAACACGGAGCGGGTCGACCACATCTACCAGGACCCGCAGACCGCCAACCGGTCCTTCGTCCTGCACCACGCCGACCTCTCCGACGGCGTCGCGCTGGTGAACCTGCTCCGCGACATACGTCCCGACGAGGTCTACAACCTCGGCGCGCAGTCCCACGTCCGCGTCTCCTTCGACGCCCCGCTCTACACGGGCGACGTGACCGGCCTCGGCGCGCTGCGGCTGCTGGAGGCGATCCGGGCCAGCGGTGTCGACACCCGCATCTACCAGGCCTCGTCCTCCGAGATGTTCGGGTCCACCCCGCCGCCGCAGAACGAGCAGACCCCGTTCCACCCGCGCAGCCCGTACGGCGCCGCGAAGGTGTTCGCGTACTGGACCACGGTGAACTACCGCGAGGCGTACGACATGTTCGCCGTCAACGGGATCCTCTTCAACCACGAGTCCCCGCGCCGCGGCGAGACCTTCGTGACCCGCAAGATCACCCGCGCGGTGGCCCGTATCAAGGCCGGTCTCCAGGACCACCTCTACCTCGGCAACCTCGACGCGGTGCGCGACTGGGGCTACGCCCCCGAGTACGTGGACGCCATGTGGCGGATGCTCCAGCAGGACGAGCCCACCGACTACGTCGTCGCCACCGGGGTGGCCGCGACGGTCCGCGAGTTCGTCGAGTCCTCCTTCACGCACGCCGGCCTCGACTGGGCGGACCACGTGCGCTACGACCCCAAGTACGAGCGCCCCAGCGAGGTCGACGCCCTCATCGGCGACGCCTCCAAGGCGCACGAGCTGCTTGGCTGGAAGCCGACGGTCCTGGTGGCGGAGCTCGCGCAGATCATGGTCGACGCCGACATCCGCCAGGTCGAGGACCAACTGGCGGGCGTGACGGTCCGCATCGACCGCTGA
- a CDS encoding LamG-like jellyroll fold domain-containing protein produces MRRSRGLTAALVLSLAGAGTGIGLVLMPEASAITAPVAFTADELPTWQTNGVVWAMAQANGTVFAGGTFSAVRPPEGAAGAEQNAVNFVALDAATGNPTSCKLAFTIGEGTATVRTLVVSNDKKTLYAGGYFGAVNGTPVSSLAAIDIASCTPKASFHPSIPATVRALAVTDDTLYAGGDFNTVEGQTRERFAAVDASSGALKPFVANVDEPGRAVEVTPDGKNVLLGGDFFSVNGSNSHALAVVNATTGAVTKTYNNIPSNSVVKDISTDDTGFYTGHEGSGGGVFDGRIGLRLSDFTEKWRDRCLGATQFVLPYEGVLYSSSHGHDCSTELEFPDGKRNFLLAQPTNHEGAAPAPVDGFVRGPGKLGWHPTANDGMDGTEGIGPRVMAVAEKNDVKYMWVGGEFTLINGKPQWGLTRFASKGDVGAPTTPVASASSVKPGEVQVRWRTSYDADDSKLTYRIYRNGSATPAATVTASSLEWERPQASWNDATVKAGQSYTYRVTATDAAGNTSALSAVASVTVPTSVQSYPNQVRTDGADLYWRYDDAVSPYVADSSVSGNRSGVQLNAPALKQSPGAVSGSTAMGFNGTSQQVYSDRRQTVGNAFTVETWFKTNTTRGGKLIGFGNNQARNSGTYDRQIYMTNTGRLVFGVYNGSTRTVSTGLFETYNDNKWHHVVGTQGPGGITLYVDGQNKGSLNATSNSNIAGYWHVGGDNLANWPTRPTSNFFAGQLDETAVYPSALTQAQVKSHFDLAKAPTDTVSAVKTTEDTYINQGAPSAANGASTSLAVRGSGSLYETYLRFNLPAAPAGQVLKSASLQIKTSTQANAGTTDTVKVLPITGNWTGAGTTFNTKPTLGTTPLGTLAGVPEGSAVHNVELDTATVTAALGTSYGLGLTSTGTDPLWIWSSEATAAEGTPQLVLTFGAK; encoded by the coding sequence ATGCGTAGATCCAGAGGGCTGACTGCCGCCCTCGTACTGTCACTGGCCGGTGCGGGCACCGGTATAGGCCTGGTGCTGATGCCTGAGGCGTCCGCCATCACGGCGCCGGTGGCATTCACCGCCGACGAACTGCCGACCTGGCAGACGAACGGCGTCGTCTGGGCGATGGCCCAGGCCAACGGCACCGTCTTCGCCGGCGGTACCTTCTCGGCCGTCCGCCCGCCCGAGGGCGCGGCAGGCGCGGAGCAGAATGCCGTGAACTTCGTGGCGCTCGACGCCGCCACCGGCAATCCCACCTCCTGCAAGCTGGCCTTCACCATCGGCGAAGGCACGGCGACCGTCCGGACGCTGGTCGTCTCGAACGACAAGAAGACCCTCTACGCGGGCGGGTACTTCGGCGCCGTCAACGGCACCCCGGTGTCCAGCCTCGCCGCGATCGACATCGCGAGCTGCACCCCCAAGGCATCGTTCCACCCGAGCATCCCCGCCACCGTGCGCGCGCTCGCCGTCACCGACGACACCCTGTACGCGGGTGGCGACTTCAACACCGTCGAGGGCCAGACCCGCGAGCGGTTCGCCGCCGTGGACGCCTCCTCCGGTGCGCTGAAGCCCTTCGTCGCCAACGTCGACGAGCCGGGCCGCGCGGTCGAGGTCACCCCCGACGGCAAGAACGTGCTCCTCGGCGGCGACTTCTTCAGCGTCAACGGCTCCAACAGCCACGCCCTGGCCGTGGTCAACGCCACCACGGGCGCGGTCACCAAGACGTACAACAACATCCCGTCGAACTCGGTCGTCAAGGACATCTCCACCGACGACACCGGCTTCTACACCGGTCACGAGGGCTCCGGCGGTGGCGTCTTCGACGGCCGCATCGGCCTGCGCCTGAGCGACTTCACCGAGAAGTGGCGTGACCGCTGCCTCGGCGCCACCCAGTTCGTCCTGCCCTACGAGGGAGTGCTCTACAGCTCCTCGCACGGGCACGACTGCTCCACCGAGCTGGAGTTCCCCGACGGCAAGCGGAACTTCCTGCTGGCCCAGCCGACCAACCACGAGGGTGCCGCCCCCGCGCCCGTGGACGGCTTCGTGCGCGGCCCGGGCAAGCTCGGCTGGCACCCCACGGCCAACGACGGCATGGACGGCACCGAGGGCATCGGCCCGCGCGTCATGGCCGTGGCCGAGAAGAACGACGTCAAGTACATGTGGGTCGGCGGTGAGTTCACCCTCATCAACGGCAAGCCGCAGTGGGGTCTGACCCGCTTCGCCTCCAAGGGCGACGTCGGTGCCCCGACCACCCCGGTGGCCAGCGCCTCCAGCGTGAAGCCCGGCGAGGTCCAGGTCCGCTGGCGCACCAGCTACGACGCGGACGACAGCAAGCTGACGTACCGCATCTACCGCAACGGCTCCGCCACCCCGGCCGCCACCGTCACCGCAAGCTCGCTGGAGTGGGAGCGCCCGCAGGCCTCCTGGAACGACGCCACGGTCAAGGCCGGTCAGAGCTACACCTACCGGGTGACCGCGACCGACGCCGCCGGTAACACCAGCGCCCTGTCGGCCGTCGCCTCGGTGACCGTCCCGACCTCGGTCCAGTCCTACCCGAACCAGGTCCGTACCGACGGCGCCGACCTCTACTGGCGCTACGACGACGCGGTCAGCCCCTACGTCGCCGACTCCTCGGTGTCCGGCAACCGCAGCGGTGTCCAGCTCAACGCCCCCGCCCTGAAGCAGTCGCCCGGCGCCGTCTCCGGCAGCACGGCGATGGGCTTCAACGGGACCAGCCAGCAGGTGTACAGCGACCGCCGTCAGACGGTCGGCAACGCGTTCACCGTCGAGACCTGGTTCAAGACGAACACCACGCGTGGCGGCAAGCTCATCGGCTTCGGCAACAACCAGGCGCGCAACAGCGGCACCTACGACCGCCAGATCTACATGACCAACACCGGTCGCCTGGTCTTCGGCGTCTACAACGGCTCGACCCGCACCGTCTCCACGGGCCTGTTCGAGACGTACAACGACAACAAGTGGCACCACGTGGTCGGCACCCAGGGCCCCGGCGGCATCACGCTGTACGTCGACGGCCAGAACAAGGGCTCCCTGAACGCCACGAGCAACAGCAACATCGCGGGCTACTGGCACGTCGGTGGCGACAACCTCGCCAACTGGCCGACCCGTCCGACGAGCAACTTCTTCGCGGGTCAGCTCGACGAGACGGCCGTCTACCCGTCGGCGCTCACCCAGGCCCAGGTCAAGAGCCACTTCGACCTGGCCAAGGCGCCCACCGACACGGTCTCCGCGGTCAAGACGACCGAGGACACCTACATCAACCAGGGTGCCCCGAGCGCCGCCAACGGCGCGTCGACCTCGCTCGCGGTCCGCGGCAGCGGCTCGCTGTACGAGACGTACCTGCGCTTCAACCTGCCGGCCGCCCCGGCCGGCCAGGTCCTGAAGTCCGCCTCGCTGCAGATCAAGACCAGCACGCAGGCGAACGCCGGTACCACCGACACCGTGAAGGTCCTCCCGATCACCGGTAACTGGACGGGCGCGGGTACGACCTTCAACACCAAGCCCACCCTCGGCACCACCCCGCTCGGCACGCTCGCGGGCGTGCCGGAGGGCTCCGCGGTGCACAACGTGGAGCTGGACACCGCCACGGTCACCGCGGCGCTGGGCACCAGTTACGGCCTGGGCCTGACGAGCACGGGCACCGACCCGCTGTGGATCTGGTCCTCCGAGGCCACGGCGGCGGAGGGTACTCCGCAGCTGGTCCTCACCTTCGGCGCGAAGTAA
- a CDS encoding glycosyltransferase encodes MRVLHAVTLHSPSHAFGGPVRVALNLTKGLRARGHEARLLALGEGFDPWPTEVEGVPAKLFPARRLLPLGFSGMTSPALLASAGRLVRDCDVVHVHLARDLVTLPVALAALRAGKPLVLQTHGMVDPSEKLLAKVLDAVAVRRLLRGADAVLYLTPHEREGLDAVVGGPPLAQAVRLVNGTPAQEERPTPEGPPRILYSARLQARKRPVDFVDAAPAILAAHPDARFVVAGPDEGELAAVRSRIGTLGLTDRFEVPGALSGAEVLTELRRAHVYVLPSVDEPFPMSVLEALSVGVPSVVTHSNGLARDIARAGAGRAVDPGPESVSAAVLELLDPAANHEASLAARELAAKSFSMDAVLDTLLPVYEGIHH; translated from the coding sequence GTGAGAGTCCTGCACGCCGTCACCCTGCACTCCCCCTCGCACGCCTTCGGCGGTCCGGTCCGGGTCGCGCTCAACCTGACGAAAGGGCTGCGGGCCCGGGGCCACGAGGCGCGCCTGCTGGCGCTCGGCGAGGGCTTCGATCCGTGGCCGACCGAGGTGGAGGGCGTTCCGGCGAAGCTCTTCCCGGCCCGTCGCCTCCTGCCCCTCGGCTTCAGCGGGATGACCTCGCCGGCGCTGCTGGCCTCGGCCGGGCGCCTGGTGCGGGACTGCGATGTCGTGCACGTCCACCTGGCCCGGGACCTGGTGACGCTGCCGGTGGCCCTGGCGGCGCTGCGGGCGGGCAAGCCGCTGGTGCTGCAGACCCACGGCATGGTGGACCCGAGCGAGAAGCTGCTGGCGAAGGTGCTGGACGCGGTGGCGGTACGCCGGCTGCTGCGCGGCGCGGACGCCGTGCTGTACCTGACCCCGCACGAGCGGGAGGGCCTGGACGCGGTGGTCGGCGGCCCGCCCTTGGCACAGGCGGTCCGGCTCGTCAACGGGACCCCGGCGCAGGAGGAGCGGCCCACGCCCGAGGGCCCGCCGCGCATCCTGTACTCGGCGCGGCTGCAGGCCCGTAAGCGGCCGGTGGACTTCGTGGACGCGGCCCCGGCGATCCTCGCGGCGCACCCGGACGCGCGGTTCGTGGTCGCGGGGCCGGACGAGGGCGAGCTGGCCGCCGTACGGTCGCGGATCGGGACGCTGGGCCTCACCGACCGGTTCGAGGTCCCGGGAGCCCTCTCGGGCGCGGAGGTCCTGACGGAACTGCGCCGGGCCCACGTCTACGTACTGCCGTCGGTGGACGAGCCGTTCCCCATGTCGGTGCTGGAGGCCCTCTCCGTGGGTGTCCCCTCGGTGGTGACCCACTCCAACGGCCTGGCCCGCGACATCGCCCGCGCCGGCGCGGGCCGCGCGGTCGACCCCGGCCCGGAGAGTGTGTCCGCGGCCGTCCTGGAACTCCTGGACCCGGCGGCGAACCACGAGGCCTCACTGGCGGCGCGCGAACTGGCCGCGAAGTCCTTCTCCATGGACGCGGTCCTGGACACCCTGCTCCCGGTCTACGAAGGCATCCACCACTGA
- a CDS encoding M4 family metallopeptidase yields the protein MRSTPQRRATAAGALVAAAALLAVGIQTGTAAADATASQASKAAQPNPGAANRALSASERATLLADANSTTVQAAKALGLGSGEKLVVRDVVQDADGTTHTTYERTYDGLPVLGGDLTVHAKDGVTKSVTKATNHEIKVADTSATVTPAAAESQAVSAASAEGSKEAKPSKNARKVIWAAEGAPVLAFETVVGGLQHDGTPNELHVVTNAKTGAKITEWQAIETGTGNTMYSGQVTLGTTQSGSTWNLTDAARGNHKTYNLNRGSGSGTGTLFSGPDDVWGNGTAANLETAAADAHYGAAVTWDYYKNVHGRNGLRNDGVAPYTRVHYGNAYVNAFWSDSCFCMTYGDGEGNNKPLTSTDVAAHEMTHGLTSVTGNMTYSGEPGGLNEATSDIMAAAVEFYANNPQDVGDYLVGEKIDINGDGTPLRYMDKPSKDGSSKDSWYSGLGGIDVHYSSGPANHWYYLASEGSGAKVINGVSYNSPTADGLPVTAIGRDAASKIWFRALTVGYFKSNTNYADARVQTLKAAADLYGQGSTIYNNVANAWAGIAVGSRISNGVSVTPIANQSTVTGGAVSLQVQATSTNPGALSYAATGLPAGLSINASNGLISGTATTAGTSNVTVTVTDSQNQTGTAAFTWTVGTTQPSVFENTTDYQIADNATVESPINVTRSGNAPSALKVDVNIVHTYVGDLVVDLVAPDGSVYNLRNRTGGSADNIVQQFTVNASSEVANGTWKLRVRDAASLDTGYINSWKLTF from the coding sequence TTGAGGTCCACCCCCCAGAGGCGTGCCACCGCTGCCGGCGCGCTCGTTGCCGCGGCAGCCCTGCTCGCCGTAGGTATACAGACCGGCACCGCCGCCGCCGACGCCACCGCGTCGCAGGCCTCCAAGGCCGCCCAGCCCAACCCGGGCGCGGCCAACCGCGCACTCAGTGCCTCGGAGCGTGCGACGCTCCTGGCCGATGCCAACTCGACCACCGTGCAGGCCGCCAAGGCGCTCGGCCTCGGCAGTGGCGAGAAGCTCGTCGTCCGCGACGTGGTCCAGGATGCGGACGGCACCACGCACACCACCTACGAGCGCACCTACGACGGACTCCCCGTCCTCGGTGGTGACCTCACCGTCCACGCCAAGGACGGCGTCACCAAGAGTGTGACGAAGGCGACCAACCACGAGATCAAGGTCGCCGACACCAGCGCCACCGTGACGCCGGCGGCCGCCGAGAGCCAGGCCGTCTCCGCCGCGAGCGCCGAGGGCTCCAAGGAGGCCAAGCCCTCCAAGAACGCCCGCAAGGTGATCTGGGCGGCCGAGGGCGCGCCGGTCCTCGCGTTCGAGACCGTCGTCGGCGGCCTCCAGCACGACGGCACGCCGAACGAGCTCCACGTGGTGACCAACGCCAAGACCGGCGCCAAGATCACCGAGTGGCAGGCCATCGAGACCGGCACCGGCAACACGATGTACAGCGGCCAGGTGACCCTCGGGACCACCCAGTCGGGCAGCACGTGGAACCTGACCGACGCCGCGCGCGGCAACCACAAGACGTACAACCTCAACCGTGGCTCCGGCTCCGGCACCGGCACGCTGTTCTCCGGCCCGGACGACGTCTGGGGCAACGGCACCGCCGCCAACCTGGAGACCGCCGCCGCGGACGCGCACTACGGCGCCGCCGTCACGTGGGACTACTACAAGAACGTGCACGGCCGCAACGGCCTGCGCAACGACGGCGTGGCCCCGTACACCCGGGTCCACTACGGCAACGCCTACGTCAACGCGTTCTGGAGCGACTCCTGCTTCTGCATGACGTACGGCGACGGCGAGGGCAACAACAAGCCGCTCACCTCCACCGACGTGGCCGCGCACGAGATGACCCACGGTCTGACCTCGGTCACCGGCAACATGACCTACAGCGGTGAGCCCGGCGGTCTGAACGAGGCGACCTCCGACATCATGGCGGCGGCCGTCGAGTTCTACGCCAACAACCCGCAGGACGTCGGCGACTACCTCGTCGGCGAGAAGATCGACATCAACGGCGACGGCACCCCGCTGCGCTACATGGACAAGCCCAGCAAGGACGGCTCGTCCAAGGACAGCTGGTACTCGGGCCTCGGTGGCATCGACGTCCACTACTCCTCGGGCCCGGCCAACCACTGGTACTACCTGGCCTCCGAGGGCTCCGGCGCCAAGGTCATCAACGGCGTGAGCTACAACTCGCCGACCGCGGACGGGCTGCCCGTCACCGCGATCGGCCGTGACGCCGCCTCGAAGATCTGGTTCCGTGCGCTGACGGTCGGCTACTTCAAGTCGAACACCAACTACGCCGACGCCCGCGTCCAGACGCTGAAGGCCGCCGCCGACCTCTACGGTCAGGGCTCGACCATCTACAACAACGTCGCCAACGCGTGGGCCGGCATCGCCGTCGGATCCCGCATCTCCAACGGCGTCTCGGTCACCCCGATCGCCAACCAGAGCACCGTCACGGGCGGCGCGGTGAGCCTGCAGGTCCAGGCCACCAGCACGAACCCGGGTGCGCTGAGCTACGCGGCGACCGGTCTGCCGGCCGGCCTGTCGATCAACGCCTCCAACGGCCTGATCTCGGGCACCGCCACCACCGCGGGCACGTCCAACGTGACCGTCACGGTGACCGACTCGCAGAACCAGACCGGCACCGCGGCGTTCACCTGGACGGTCGGCACCACGCAGCCGAGCGTCTTCGAGAACACCACGGACTACCAGATCGCGGACAACGCGACCGTCGAGTCCCCGATCAACGTGACGCGATCGGGCAACGCCCCGAGCGCCCTCAAGGTGGACGTGAACATCGTCCACACCTACGTCGGTGACCTGGTCGTCGACCTGGTCGCCCCCGACGGCAGCGTCTACAACCTGCGCAACCGCACCGGCGGCAGCGCGGACAACATCGTCCAGCAGTTCACCGTGAACGCCTCCTCCGAGGTCGCGAACGGCACCTGGAAGCTCCGCGTCCGGGACGCCGCCAGCCTGGACACCGGCTACATCAACAGCTGGAAGCTCACCTTCTGA
- a CDS encoding GDP-L-fucose synthase family protein — MTSSLPLLPPNARVFVAGHRGLVGSAVARRLTADGHEVLTRGRADLDLRDAAATAAYLKDVRPDAVVLAAAKVGGIMANSTYPVQFLEENLQIQLSVIGGAHAAGVGRLLFLGSSCIYPKLAPQPIREDALLTGPLEPTNEAYALAKIAGIVQVQSYRKQYGASYISAMPTNLYGPGDNFDLETSHVLPALVRRFHEAAAEGRDEVTLWGSGTPRREFLHVDDLAAACAVLLNSYDGDEPVNIGCGEDLTIKELAETVAEVTGFRGELAWDTSKPDGTPRKLLDVSRLTSLGWKPAVPLRDGIAATYKWWREQS; from the coding sequence ATGACAAGTTCGTTGCCGCTCCTGCCCCCGAACGCCCGCGTCTTCGTCGCGGGCCACCGCGGCCTCGTGGGATCCGCGGTCGCCCGGCGGCTCACCGCCGACGGCCATGAGGTGCTGACCCGGGGTCGTGCCGACCTCGACCTGCGCGACGCCGCCGCGACCGCGGCGTACCTGAAGGACGTCCGCCCGGACGCCGTGGTGCTGGCCGCCGCCAAGGTCGGCGGGATCATGGCCAACAGCACGTACCCGGTGCAGTTCCTGGAGGAGAACCTCCAGATCCAGCTCAGCGTGATCGGTGGTGCCCATGCGGCCGGCGTGGGCCGACTGCTGTTCCTGGGTTCCTCCTGCATCTACCCGAAGCTGGCCCCGCAGCCGATCCGCGAGGACGCCCTGCTGACCGGCCCGCTGGAGCCGACCAACGAGGCCTACGCCCTCGCGAAGATCGCCGGCATCGTCCAGGTCCAGTCGTACCGCAAGCAGTACGGGGCCTCGTACATCTCGGCGATGCCGACGAACCTGTACGGCCCGGGCGACAACTTCGACCTGGAGACCTCGCACGTCCTGCCGGCGCTCGTCCGGCGCTTCCACGAGGCCGCCGCCGAGGGCCGTGACGAGGTCACGCTGTGGGGCTCGGGCACCCCGCGCCGGGAGTTCCTGCACGTGGACGACCTGGCCGCGGCCTGCGCCGTACTGCTGAACTCCTACGACGGCGACGAGCCCGTCAACATCGGCTGCGGCGAGGACCTGACCATCAAGGAACTCGCCGAGACGGTCGCCGAGGTGACCGGCTTCCGCGGCGAGCTGGCCTGGGACACGTCCAAGCCGGACGGGACCCCGCGCAAGCTGCTGGACGTGAGCCGCCTGACGTCGCTCGGCTGGAAGCCCGCCGTCCCGCTGCGGGACGGCATCGCCGCCACGTACAAGTGGTGGCGCGAGCAGAGCTGA